One Coffea arabica cultivar ET-39 chromosome 5c, Coffea Arabica ET-39 HiFi, whole genome shotgun sequence DNA window includes the following coding sequences:
- the LOC113689539 gene encoding G-type lectin S-receptor-like serine/threonine-protein kinase SD2-5: protein MVNTTELASVTPILLRKTDGPWFMCGFYCNMDGSSCLFGVLIFQNLNSAFLQFPQLVWSANRNNPVPTHAALQLRQDGDLVLINFDLTVVWSSNTRGKPVSGINLTDTGNLVLFGRNNETIWQSFDHPTDSLLWGQKLVPGQNLRASVSESNMSQGLFCLSVTPDGLMAYMESNPPQRYYSSRFHEGHSFEFNKGRLYGWDIPCSSFSQFLKFDPDGHLKVYEWDGMHWRQVADLLSPEAGDCGYPMVCGKYGVCKHGQCGCPDAANYQSNFFRQIDSRHSNLGCSALTPISCDYAKDQSFLELKNAYYFAFESSLYGHGTGLINSCLNNCSCKAALFAYDGNGTSEGGCLLLNEVFSIINNENHAVSVHNTTLFVKVSSVKNSRHSKVMLVLTLGAFSASLCVVGCCLFLFRKRLKELKEIEMDLLDHLPGMPTRYSYEMLKKMTENFSRKLGQGGFGSVYEGILDNGTKIAVKYLDGFGQVKYSFLVEANTIGSIHHINLVKLVGYCSEKSHRLLVYEYMANGSLDTWIFGGTEKSPLPWHTRRKIILDIAKGLAYLHEECCQKIIHFDVKPQNVLLDQNFNAKVSDFGLSKLLEKDQSRVVTRMRGTPGYLAPEWLHSAGMTEKVDVYSFGVVIMEIICGRKNVDWSMTGENSHLLSLFKRKALEERLQDIVDKKSEDMLTHMEEAIDVMKIGAWCLQSDFTKRPSMSLVVKALEGVVAAETNLNFDFTNSSVVNMVATADQEQEAVDDASPLLPSVLSGPR from the exons ATGGTGAATACTACAGAATTGGCTTCTGTGACACCAATCCTCTTGAGAAAAACAGATGGACCGTGGTTCATGTGTGGCTTCTACTGTAATATGGATGGTAGCTCATGCCTCTTCGGAGTCCTcattttccaaaatttgaattcagCTTTTCTGCAATTCCCACAGCTAGTCTGGTCTGCTAACAGAAACAATCCTGTTCCAACTCATGCTGCTTTGCAACTCAGGCAAGATGGAGATttggttttgataaattttgatCTCACCGTGGTGTGGTCCAGCAACACGAGAGGAAAGCCTGTTTCAGGCATAAACTTGACAGACACAGGAAACCTTGTTCTCTTCGGCAGAAACAATGAGACGATTTGGCAATCTTTTGATCATCCTACTGACTCATTGCTCTGGGGACAGAAATTAGTTCCAGGGCAAAACTTAAGAGCTAGTGTTTCAGAATCAAACATGAGTCAAGGTTTGTTCTGTCTTTCTGTTACCCCTGATGGCTTGATGGCTTATATGGAGTCCAATCCACCTCAAAGATACTATTCATCCAGATTTCATGAGGGTCATTCTTTCGAATTCAACAAAGGAAGATTATATGGATGGGATATTCCTTGTAGTTCCTTTTCTCAATTCCTGAAGTTCGACCCTGATGGGCATCTAAAGGTTTATGAGTGGGATGGAATGCATTGGAGACAGGTTGCTGATCTTTTGAGTCCAGAAGCTGGTGATTGTGGATATCCAATGGTATGTGGAAAGTATGGAGTCTGCAAACATGGGCAATGTGGTTGTCCTGATGCAGCCAACTATCAGTCAAACTTTTTTAGGCAAATCGATTCTAGGCATTCAAATCTTGGATGTTCAGCACTTACTCCAATTTCTTGTGACTACGCCAAAGATCAGAGTTTTCTAGAGCTTAAGAATGCATATTACTTTGCGTTTGAATCAAGTTTGTACGGTCATGGAACAGGGTTA ATCAATAGCTGCCTGAACAACTGTTCATGCAAAGCAGCTCTATTTGCATACGATGGCAATGGTACTTCAGAAGGAGGTTGTTTATTACTGAATGAAGTATTCTCTATCATCAATAACGAGAATCACGCAGTATCAGTTCACAACACAACCCTGTTTGTTAAGGTTTCTAGCGTCAAGAATTCAAGGCACAGCAAAGTTATGTTGGTATTGACTCTAGGAGCTTTTTCTGCTTCGCTTTGCGTTGTTGGGTGTTGCCTCTTTCTTTTcaggaaaagattaaaagaactGAAGGAAATCGAAATGGATTTGCTTGACCACTTACCAGGAATGCCTACAAGATACTCGTATGAGATGTTGAAAAAAATGACAGAAAATTTCAGCAGGAAACTTGGGCAAGGAGGATTTGGTTCTGTCTACGAAGGAATACTTGACAATGGCACCAAAATAGCGGTTAAATACCTTGATGGTTTTGGCCAGGTGAAGTATTCATTTTTAGTGGAAGCAAACACAATAGGTAGCATCCACCATATTAatttggtgaaacttgttggatATTGCTCTGAAAAGTCACATAGGCTGCTGGTTTATGAATACATGGCTAATGGATCTCTTGATACCTGGATATTTGGTGGAACAGAAAAATCTCCTCTTCCATGGCatacaagaagaaaaatcatcttgGACATTGCTAAGGGATTAGCTTATCTCCATGAAGAATGCTGTCAGAAAATAATCCACTTTGATGTAAAACCCCAAAACGTTCTCTtagatcaaaatttcaatgCAAAAGTTTCTGATTTTGGATTGTCAAAGCTTCTTGAAAAGGATCAAAGTAGAGTTGTTACAAGGATGAGAGGAACGCCGGGTTACTTGGCTCCCGAATGGCTGCACTCTGCAGGTATGACAGAAAAAGTTGATGTTTACAGCTTTGGCGTTGTCATCATGGAGATCATCTGTGGGAGGAAGAATGTGGATTGGTCCATGACTGGAGAGAATAGCCATCTGCTCAGTCTTTTCAAGAGAAAAGCACTAGAAGAGAGGCTTCAGGACATTGTTGACAAGAAAAGTGAGGATATGCTGACCCACATGGAGGAAGCTATTGATGTGATGAAGATTGGTGCATGGTGTCTGCAGAGTGATTTCACCAAGAGGCCTTCAATGTCATTAGTAGTTAAAGCATTGGAGGGTGTAGTAGCAGCTGAAACCAATTTAAACTTCGACTTCACAAATTCATCGGTAGTTAATATGGTGGCAACTGCTGATCAAGAACAGGAAGCTGTTGATGATGCTAGCCCATTGTTGCCTTCAGTTTTATCTGGACCGAGGTAG
- the LOC113689540 gene encoding G-type lectin S-receptor-like serine/threonine-protein kinase SD2-5 — MALKHKPYHAAVLLSSLLIISSSKFLCAKVLNYSSTAYLSTLWPNHPSQMVNSTELAFVTPILLRKTDGPWFMCGFYCNMDGSSCLFGVLIFQNLNSAYLQFPQLVWSANRNNPVPTHAALQLRQDGDLVLINFDLTVVWSSNTRGKPVSGINLTDTGNLVLFGRNNETIWQSFDHPTDSLLWGQKLVPGQKLRASVSESNMSQGLFCLSVTPDGLMAYMESNPPQRYYTSRFHEGHSFEFNKGRLYGWDIPYSSSSQFLKFNPDGHLKVYQWDGMHWRQVADLLRPEAGDCGYPMVCGRYGVCKHGQCDCPDAANYRSNFFRQMDSRHPNLGCSPLAAISCDRAKDQSFLELKNAYYFAFDSSSYNHGTGLDECKNSCLNNCSCKAALFLYGGNGTSEGGCLLLNEVFSIINNENHAVSVHNTTLFVKVSNVKISKRSKVTLALTLGAFSASLCVVGCCLFLFRKRLKESKEIEMDLLDHLPGMPTRYSYEMLKKMTENFSRKLGQGGFGSVYEGILHNGTKIAVKYLDGFGQVKDSFLVEANTIGSIHHINLVKLVGYCSEKSHRLLVYEYMANGSLDTWIFGGTEKSPLPWPTRRKIILDIAKGLAYLHEECCQKIIHFDVKPQNVLLDQNFNAKVSDFGLSKLLEKDQSRVVTRMRGTPGYLAPEWLHSGITEKVDVYSFGVVIMEIICGRKNVDWSMTGENSHLLSLFKRKALEERLQDIVDMKSEDMLIHMEEAIDVMKIGAWCLQSDFTRRPSMSLVVKALEGLVTAETNINYDFTNSSVVNMGTTAAEEKEAVDDATPLLPSVLSGPR; from the coding sequence ATGGCTTTGAAGCACAAACCATATCATGCAGCTGTACTCCTGTCTAGCCTTTTGataatttcttcttcaaaatttttatgtGCCAAAGTTCTCAACTATAGTTCAACTGCCTATCTTTCCACTTTATGGCCTAATCACCCTAGTCAGATGGTCAATAGTACAGAATTGGCTTTTGTGACACCAATCCTCTTGAGAAAAACAGATGGACCGTGGTTCATGTGTGGCTTCTACTGTAATATGGATGGTAGCTCATGCCTCTTCGGAGTCCTcattttccaaaatttgaattcagCTTATCTGCAATTCCCACAGCTAGTCTGGTCTGCTAACAGAAACAATCCTGTTCCAACTCATGCTGCTTTGCAACTCAGGCAAGATGGAGATttggttttgataaattttgatCTCACCGTGGTGTGGTCCAGCAACACGAGAGGAAAGCCTGTTTCAGGCATAAACTTGACAGACACAGGAAACCTTGTTCTCTTTGGCAGAAACAATGAGACGATTTGGCAATCTTTTGATCATCCTACTGACTCATTGCTTTGGGGACAGAAATTAGTTCCAGGGCAAAAATTAAGAGCCAGTGTTTCAGAATCAAACATGAGTCAAGGTTTGTTCTGTCTTTCTGTTACCCCTGATGGCTTGATGGCTTATATGGAGTCCAATCCACCTCAAAGATACTATACATCCAGATTTCATGAGGGTCATTCTTTCGAATTCAACAAAGGAAGATTATATGGATGGGATATTCCTTATAGTTCCTCTTCTCAATTCCTGAAGTTCAACCCTGATGGGCATCTAAAGGTTTATCAGTGGGATGGAATGCATTGGAGACAGGTTGCTGATCTTTTGAGACCAGAAGCTGGTGATTGTGGATATCCAATGGTATGTGGAAGGTATGGAGTCTGCAAACATGGGCAATGCGATTGTCCTGATGCAGCCAACTACCGGTCAAACTTTTTTAGGCAAATGGATTCTAGGCATCCAAATCTTGGATGTTCCCCACTGGCTGCAATTTCTTGTGACCGTGCCAAAGATCAGAGTTTTCTAGAGCTTAAGAATGCATATTACTTTGCATTTGACTCAAGCTCATACAATCATGGAACAGGGCTAGATGAATGCAAAAATAGTTGCCTGAACAACTGTTCATGCAAAGCAGCTCTATTTCTATATGGTGGCAATGGTACTTCAGAAGGAGGTTGTTTATTACTGAATGAAGTATTCTCTATCATCAATAACGAGAATCACGCAGTATCGGTTCACAACACAACCCTGTTTGTTAAGGTTTCTAATGTCAAGATTTCAAAACGGAGCAAAGTTACATTGGCGTTGACTTTAGGAGCTTTTTCTGCTTCGCTTTGCGTTGTTGGGTGTTGCCTCTTTCTTTTcaggaaaagattaaaagaatcGAAAGAAATTGAAATGGATTTGCTTGACCACTTACCAGGAATGCCTACAAGATACTCGTATGAGATGTTGAAAAAAATGACAGAAAATTTCAGCAGGAAACTTGGGCAAGGAGGATTTGGTTCTGTCTATGAAGGAATACTTCACAATGGCACCAAAATAGCAGTAAAATACCTTGATGGTTTTGGCCAGGTGAAGGATTCATTTTTAGTGGAAGCAAACACAATAGGTAGCATCCACCATATTAatttggtgaaacttgttggatATTGCTCTGAAAAGTCACATAGGCTTCTGGTTTATGAATACATGGCTAATGGATCTCTTGATACCTGGATATTTGGTGGAACAGAAAAATCTCCTCTTCCATggccaacaagaagaaaaatcatcttgGATATTGCTAAGGGATTAGCTTATCTCCATGAAGAATGCTGTCAGAAAATAATTCACTTTGATGTAAAACCCCAAAATGTTCTCTtagatcaaaatttcaatgCAAAAGTTTCTGATTTTGGATTGTCAAAGCTTCTTGAAAAGGATCAAAGTAGAGTTGTTACAAGGATGAGAGGAACGCCGGGTTACTTGGCTCCCGAATGGCTGCACTCAGGTATAACAGAAAAAGTTGATGTTTACAGCTTTGGCGTTGTCATCATGGAGATCATCTGTGGGAGGAAGAATGTGGATTGGTCCATGACTGGAGAGAACAGCCATCTGCTCAGTCTTTTCAAGAGAAAAGCACTAGAAGAGAGGCTTCAGGACATTGTTGACATGAAAAGTGAGGATATGCTGATCCACATGGAGGAAGCTATTGATGTGATGAAGATTGGTGCATGGTGTCTGCAGAGTGATTTCACCAGGAGGCCTTCAATGTCCTTGGTAGTTAAAGCATTGGAAGGTTTGGTGACTGCTGAAACCAATATAAACTACGACTTCACAAATTCATCAGTAGTCAACATGGGGACAACTGCTGCTGAAGAAAAGGAAGCTGTTGATGATGCTACCCCGTTGTTGCCTTCAGTTTTATCTGGACCGAGGTAG
- the LOC113690222 gene encoding G-type lectin S-receptor-like serine/threonine-protein kinase SD2-5 isoform X1: protein MALKHTPYHAAMLLSSLLIISSSQFLCVKALDYNSAASLSTSWLNHPSQMVNSTELAFVTPILLRKTNGPWFMCGFYCKMDGRSCLFGVLIFQNLNTTYLQFPQLVWSANRNTPVQTHAALHLRQDGELVLKNFDHTVVWSSNTGGKPVSGLNLTETGNLVLFGKNNETIWQSFDHPTDSLLWGQKLVPGQKLRARVSESNMSEGLFSLSVTPDGLLAYMESNPPQRYYTSRFHEGRSFAFNKGRFYRWDIPYNSSAQILKFAPEGHLKVHQLDSDGMHWKVVADLLRPEAGDCGYPMVCGRYGVCKQGQCDCPHAANYRSNFFRQMDSRHPNLGCSPLAPISCDRAKDQSFLELKSTYYFAFDSSSYNHGTGLGECKNSCLNNCSCKAALFLYGGNATSQGGCLLLNEVFSIINNENHAVSVHNTTLFVKVSNVKNSRQSKATLLLTLGAFSASLCVVGCCLFLFRKRLKESKEIEMDLLDHLPGMPTRYSYEMLKKMTENFSRKLGQGGFGSVYEGILDNGTKIAVKYLDGFGQVKDSFLVEVNTIGSIHHINLVKLVGYCSEKSHRLLVYEYMANGSLDTWIFGGTEKSPLPWHTRRKIILDIAKGLAYLHEECCQKIIHFDVKPQNVLLDQNFNAKVSDFGLSKLLEKDQSRVVTRMRGTPGYLAPEWLHSAGMTEKVDVYSFGVVIMEIICGRRNVDWSMTGENSHLLDVFKRKALEETLQDIVDKKSEDVLIHMEEAIDMMKIAAWCLQSDINRRPSMSLVVKALEGLVTAETNLNYDFTNSSVVNMVTTAAEEKEAVDDATPLLPSVLSGPR from the coding sequence ATGGCTTTAAAGCACACCCCATATCATGCAGCTATGCTCCTGTCTAGCCTTCTGATCATTTCTTCTTCACAATTTTTATGTGTCAAAGCTCTCGACTATAATTCAGCTGCCTCTCTTTCCACTTCATGGCTTAATCACCCCAGTCAGATGGTCAATAGTACAGAATTGGCTTTTGTGACACCAAtccttttgagaaaaacaaatgGACCGTGGTTCATGTGCGGCTTCTACTGTAAAATGGATGGTAGGTCATGCCTCTTTGGAGTCCTcattttccaaaatttgaaTACAACTTATCTGCAATTCCCACAACTAGTCTGGTCTGCTAATAGAAACACTCCTGTACAAACTCATGCTGCTTTGCACCTCAGGCAAGATGGAGaattggttttgaaaaattttgatcacACTGTAGTCTGGTCCAGCAACACGGGAGGAAAGCCTGTTTCAGGATTAAACTTGACTGAAACAGGAAACCTTGTGCTCTTTGGAAAAAATAACGAGACCATTTGGCAATCTTTTGATCATCCTACCGACTCGTTGCTGTGGGGACAGAAATTAGTTCCAGGGCAGAAATTAAGAGCTCGTGTTTCAGAATCAAACATGAGTGAAGGTTTGTTCTCTCTTTCTGTTACCCCCGATGGCTTGTTGGCTTATATGGAGTCCAATCCACCTCAAAGATACTATACGTCTAGATTTCACGAGGGTCGTTCTTTTGCATTCAACAAAGGACGCTTCTATAGATGGGATATTCCTTATAATTCGTCTGCTCAAATCCTGAAGTTTGCTCCCGAAGGGCATCTAAAGGTACATCAGTTGGATTCGGATGGAATGCATTGGAAAGTGGTTGCTGATCTTTTGAGACCTGAAGCTGGTGATTGTGGTTATCCAATGGTATGTGGACGTTATGGAGTCTGCAAACAAGGGCAATGCGATTGTCCTCATGCTGCCAACTACCGGTCAAACTTTTTCAGGCAAATGGATTCTAGGCATCCAAATCTTGGATGTTCCCCACTGGCTCCAATTTCTTGTGACCGCGCCAAAGATCAGAGTTTTCTGGAGCTTAAGAGTACATATTACTTTGCCTTTGACTCAAGCTCATACAATCATGGAACAGGGCTGGGCGAATGCAAGAATAGCTGCCTAAACAACTGTTCATGCAAAGCAGCTCTATTTCTATATGGTGGCAATGCCACTTCACAAGGAGGTTGTTTATTACTGAATGAAGTTTTTTCTATCATTAATAATGAGAATCATGCAGTATCAGTTCACAACACAACCCTGTTTGTTAAGGTTTCTAACGTCAAGAATTCAAGGCAGAGCAAGGCTACGTTGCTATTGACTCTAGGAGCTTTTTCTGCTTCGCTTTGCGTTGTTGGGTGTTGCCTCTTTCTTTTcaggaaaagattaaaagaatcGAAAGAAATTGAAATGGATTTGCTTGACCACTTACCAGGAATGCCTACAAGATACTCGTATGAGATGTTGAAAAAAATGACAGAAAATTTCAGCAGGAAACTTGGGCAAGGAGGATTTGGTTCTGTCTACGAAGGAATACTTGACAATGGCACCAAAATAGCAGTAAAATACCTTGATGGTTTTGGCCAGGTGAAGGATTCATTTTTAGTGGAAGTAAACACAATAGGTAGCATCCACCATATTAatttggtgaaacttgttggatATTGCTCTGAAAAGTCACATAGGCTTCTGGTTTATGAATACATGGCTAATGGATCTCTTGATACCTGGATATTTGGTGGAACAGAAAAATCTCCTCTTCCATGGCatacaagaagaaaaatcatcttgGACATTGCTAAGGGTTTAGCTTATCTCCATGAAGAGTGCTGTCAGAAAATAATCCACTTTGATGTAAAACCCCAAAACGTTCTCTtagatcaaaatttcaatgCAAAAGTTTCTGATTTTGGATTGTCAAAGCTTCTTGAAAAGGATCAAAGTAGAGTTGTTACAAGGATGAGAGGAACGCCGGGTTACTTGGCTCCCGAATGGCTGCACTCTGCAGGTATGACAGAAAAAGTTGATGTTTACAGCTTTGGCGTTGTCATCATGGAAATTATTTGTGGGAGGAGGAATGTGGATTGGTCCATGACAGGGGAGAATAGTCACCTGCTCGATGTTTTCAAGAGAAAAGCACTCGAAGAGACACTTCAGGATATTGTTGACAAGAAAAGTGAGGATGTGCTCATCCACATGGAGGAAGCTATTGATATGATGAAGATTGCTGCATGGTGTCTGCAGAGTGATATCAACAGGAGGCCTTCAATGTCCTTGGTAGTTAAAGCATTGGAAGGTTTGGTGACTGCTGAAACCAATTTAAACTACGACTTCACAAATTCCTCAGTAGTCAACATGGTGACAACTGCTGCTGAAGAAAAGGAAGCTGTTGATGATGCTACTCCATTGTTGCCTTCAGTTTTATCTGGACCGAGGTAG
- the LOC113690222 gene encoding probable receptor-like protein kinase At5g20050 isoform X2 translates to MSEGLFSLSVTPDGLLAYMESNPPQRYYTSRFHEGRSFAFNKGRFYRWDIPYNSSAQILKFAPEGHLKVHQLDSDGMHWKVVADLLRPEAGDCGYPMVCGRYGVCKQGQCDCPHAANYRSNFFRQMDSRHPNLGCSPLAPISCDRAKDQSFLELKSTYYFAFDSSSYNHGTGLGECKNSCLNNCSCKAALFLYGGNATSQGGCLLLNEVFSIINNENHAVSVHNTTLFVKVSNVKNSRQSKATLLLTLGAFSASLCVVGCCLFLFRKRLKESKEIEMDLLDHLPGMPTRYSYEMLKKMTENFSRKLGQGGFGSVYEGILDNGTKIAVKYLDGFGQVKDSFLVEVNTIGSIHHINLVKLVGYCSEKSHRLLVYEYMANGSLDTWIFGGTEKSPLPWHTRRKIILDIAKGLAYLHEECCQKIIHFDVKPQNVLLDQNFNAKVSDFGLSKLLEKDQSRVVTRMRGTPGYLAPEWLHSAGMTEKVDVYSFGVVIMEIICGRRNVDWSMTGENSHLLDVFKRKALEETLQDIVDKKSEDVLIHMEEAIDMMKIAAWCLQSDINRRPSMSLVVKALEGLVTAETNLNYDFTNSSVVNMVTTAAEEKEAVDDATPLLPSVLSGPR, encoded by the coding sequence ATGAGTGAAGGTTTGTTCTCTCTTTCTGTTACCCCCGATGGCTTGTTGGCTTATATGGAGTCCAATCCACCTCAAAGATACTATACGTCTAGATTTCACGAGGGTCGTTCTTTTGCATTCAACAAAGGACGCTTCTATAGATGGGATATTCCTTATAATTCGTCTGCTCAAATCCTGAAGTTTGCTCCCGAAGGGCATCTAAAGGTACATCAGTTGGATTCGGATGGAATGCATTGGAAAGTGGTTGCTGATCTTTTGAGACCTGAAGCTGGTGATTGTGGTTATCCAATGGTATGTGGACGTTATGGAGTCTGCAAACAAGGGCAATGCGATTGTCCTCATGCTGCCAACTACCGGTCAAACTTTTTCAGGCAAATGGATTCTAGGCATCCAAATCTTGGATGTTCCCCACTGGCTCCAATTTCTTGTGACCGCGCCAAAGATCAGAGTTTTCTGGAGCTTAAGAGTACATATTACTTTGCCTTTGACTCAAGCTCATACAATCATGGAACAGGGCTGGGCGAATGCAAGAATAGCTGCCTAAACAACTGTTCATGCAAAGCAGCTCTATTTCTATATGGTGGCAATGCCACTTCACAAGGAGGTTGTTTATTACTGAATGAAGTTTTTTCTATCATTAATAATGAGAATCATGCAGTATCAGTTCACAACACAACCCTGTTTGTTAAGGTTTCTAACGTCAAGAATTCAAGGCAGAGCAAGGCTACGTTGCTATTGACTCTAGGAGCTTTTTCTGCTTCGCTTTGCGTTGTTGGGTGTTGCCTCTTTCTTTTcaggaaaagattaaaagaatcGAAAGAAATTGAAATGGATTTGCTTGACCACTTACCAGGAATGCCTACAAGATACTCGTATGAGATGTTGAAAAAAATGACAGAAAATTTCAGCAGGAAACTTGGGCAAGGAGGATTTGGTTCTGTCTACGAAGGAATACTTGACAATGGCACCAAAATAGCAGTAAAATACCTTGATGGTTTTGGCCAGGTGAAGGATTCATTTTTAGTGGAAGTAAACACAATAGGTAGCATCCACCATATTAatttggtgaaacttgttggatATTGCTCTGAAAAGTCACATAGGCTTCTGGTTTATGAATACATGGCTAATGGATCTCTTGATACCTGGATATTTGGTGGAACAGAAAAATCTCCTCTTCCATGGCatacaagaagaaaaatcatcttgGACATTGCTAAGGGTTTAGCTTATCTCCATGAAGAGTGCTGTCAGAAAATAATCCACTTTGATGTAAAACCCCAAAACGTTCTCTtagatcaaaatttcaatgCAAAAGTTTCTGATTTTGGATTGTCAAAGCTTCTTGAAAAGGATCAAAGTAGAGTTGTTACAAGGATGAGAGGAACGCCGGGTTACTTGGCTCCCGAATGGCTGCACTCTGCAGGTATGACAGAAAAAGTTGATGTTTACAGCTTTGGCGTTGTCATCATGGAAATTATTTGTGGGAGGAGGAATGTGGATTGGTCCATGACAGGGGAGAATAGTCACCTGCTCGATGTTTTCAAGAGAAAAGCACTCGAAGAGACACTTCAGGATATTGTTGACAAGAAAAGTGAGGATGTGCTCATCCACATGGAGGAAGCTATTGATATGATGAAGATTGCTGCATGGTGTCTGCAGAGTGATATCAACAGGAGGCCTTCAATGTCCTTGGTAGTTAAAGCATTGGAAGGTTTGGTGACTGCTGAAACCAATTTAAACTACGACTTCACAAATTCCTCAGTAGTCAACATGGTGACAACTGCTGCTGAAGAAAAGGAAGCTGTTGATGATGCTACTCCATTGTTGCCTTCAGTTTTATCTGGACCGAGGTAG